The following coding sequences lie in one Candidatus Paceibacterota bacterium genomic window:
- the lysS gene encoding lysine--tRNA ligase translates to MASLEEIRKTRLEKLNRLKETGMDPYPISTSIQMTLAEAEKNFNSLESSKKEVTVGGRMMSSRSQGALSFVDLYDGTVKFQALLSKDKTDQFDLFLETSDIGDFIEVNGFLFTTSRGQHTVEVKSWRMLSKSLRPLPEKWHGLQDVEERLRRRYLDILFNSEVKDLLLKKTIFWKAVRDFLIKEGFVEIETPVLEITTGGADAKPFKTHHNALDLEVYLRISAGELWQKELMVAGLPKTFEIGRIFRNEGISAEHLQDYTQMEFYWAYADYEKGMELVERLYKHVAEETFGTLQFQIGEHQVDLSKKWERYDYSETIKKYTDLDISSATLDEIEDKLDELKIKYDRKGWNKARALDSIWKYCRKQLTGPGFLVGVPKEVSPLAKSDPKNPNVTARFQPIIAGSELGNGYSELNDPIEQDERFKSQADLRKAGDEEAQMHAHEFVEALEYGMPPTCGFGMSERLFAFLANKPVRETQIFPLLKPRE, encoded by the coding sequence ATGGCTTCACTGGAAGAAATCCGCAAAACTCGACTGGAAAAACTCAATCGGCTTAAAGAGACCGGTATGGATCCATACCCGATTTCCACCTCCATCCAAATGACTCTGGCAGAGGCAGAAAAAAACTTCAACTCTCTTGAATCGTCCAAGAAGGAAGTGACGGTTGGAGGAAGGATGATGTCGTCGCGCTCTCAAGGAGCTCTTTCATTTGTCGATCTCTATGACGGTACGGTCAAATTTCAGGCCCTGCTTTCAAAAGATAAAACCGATCAATTTGATTTATTCTTAGAAACTTCCGACATCGGTGATTTCATTGAAGTAAACGGCTTCCTCTTTACTACCAGTCGCGGCCAGCACACTGTTGAAGTGAAAAGCTGGCGGATGCTTTCCAAAAGCTTGCGACCATTGCCGGAGAAATGGCACGGCCTGCAGGACGTAGAAGAGAGACTTCGCCGCCGATATCTTGATATTTTATTTAACTCCGAAGTAAAGGATCTTCTGCTGAAGAAAACTATTTTCTGGAAAGCGGTTCGTGATTTTCTGATCAAGGAAGGTTTTGTGGAAATTGAGACGCCGGTTCTCGAGATCACGACGGGGGGAGCTGACGCGAAACCCTTCAAAACTCATCACAATGCTCTAGATTTGGAAGTGTATCTGCGCATTTCGGCCGGCGAGCTCTGGCAGAAGGAATTAATGGTGGCGGGACTTCCCAAAACTTTTGAGATCGGTCGCATCTTTAGAAATGAAGGTATTTCGGCCGAGCATCTCCAGGATTACACCCAGATGGAATTTTACTGGGCTTATGCCGACTATGAGAAAGGTATGGAATTGGTAGAACGACTTTACAAACATGTGGCTGAAGAAACTTTCGGTACTCTACAATTTCAAATCGGTGAACATCAAGTGGATCTTTCAAAAAAATGGGAGCGATATGATTATTCGGAGACTATAAAAAAATACACGGACCTCGATATTAGTTCTGCGACACTCGATGAGATAGAAGATAAATTGGATGAGCTTAAAATTAAATACGACAGAAAAGGCTGGAACAAAGCTCGAGCTCTGGATTCAATTTGGAAATATTGTCGCAAGCAATTAACGGGACCGGGGTTTCTAGTCGGCGTGCCAAAAGAAGTCTCACCGCTCGCTAAAAGCGATCCGAAAAATCCGAATGTCACCGCTCGCTTTCAGCCCATCATCGCCGGCAGTGAACTTGGTAATGGCTACAGTGAGCTTAACGACCCCATTGAGCAGGATGAGCGCTTTAAATCCCAGGCTGATTTGCGCAAGGCAGGGGATGAAGAAGCTCAAATGCACGCTCATGAATTCGTAGAAGCTCTGGAGTACGGTATGCCGCCAACCTGCGGCTTTGGCATGAGCGAGCGCCTCTTCGCTTTCTTAGCCAACAAACCTGTTCGCGAGACCCAAATTTTCCCTCTTTTGAAACCTCGAGAGTAA
- the greA gene encoding transcription elongation factor GreA — protein sequence MDQKEYLTKEKYDELSQELDHLKKVRRKEVADNLEFAKSLGDLSENAEYHEARIMQAEIEERISKLENILKSAEIVSPHHSTIVDVGSTVIVQKEGEKAKHTYKLVGSEEADTATGKISFRSPLGQAMSGKKKGDSFSFNTPKGQVSYKVIDIE from the coding sequence ATGGACCAGAAAGAATATCTAACCAAAGAAAAATACGATGAATTAAGCCAAGAGCTCGATCATCTAAAAAAAGTCCGCCGCAAGGAAGTGGCTGACAATCTTGAGTTTGCCAAATCTTTAGGCGATCTTTCCGAGAATGCCGAATATCACGAAGCTCGAATCATGCAGGCGGAAATTGAGGAGCGCATCAGCAAACTGGAAAATATTTTAAAGTCGGCTGAAATTGTCTCGCCTCATCACAGTACCATCGTGGATGTCGGTTCCACCGTCATTGTTCAGAAGGAAGGGGAGAAAGCAAAACATACATATAAATTAGTCGGCTCCGAAGAGGCCGACACGGCCACTGGCAAAATCTCTTTTCGTTCACCGCTTGGGCAGGCTATGTCCGGCAAGAAAAAAGGCGACTCCTTCTCTTTCAATACTCCAAAAGGACAAGTGAGCTACAAAGTTATAGACATTGAGTAG
- a CDS encoding penicillin-binding transpeptidase domain-containing protein, whose amino-acid sequence MSWNKFKKFFSRTFRRTNSHEIAPDEIFLDSSNLPDFDTDQFEGRLEKPIGRRNLLYIGGFFILVALVFVGRVWNLQILQGAVYEKRSENNHLRNDVIIASRGLITDRNGVKLAWNEVASDQTDYSLRQYTDLGGLSNLLGYVKYPAKDTSGFYYRDTYLGADGVEKYYDKELAGSNGLKITETDALGNVQSQSVVEPPQNGKTLTLSIDSRVQNKLYNLIASTAENSGFTGGAGVLMNVHTGEILALVTYPNYDSNIMTTGAATSVKNYLSNPSNPFLDRAVAGLYTPGSIVKPFLAIGALNEGVISPDKKILSTGSISIPNPYHPGQKTIFNDWRVNGWTDMRQALAVSSDVYFYEVGGGFQDQRGLGISNIEKYANLFGLGHDLANTFFDGPAGTIPSPEWKAKNFNGEEWFLGDTYHTAIGQYGFQVTPIQAARAVAAIANNGILLMPTILNQPSSGQTSTISIKDPNDFTIVKEGMREAVTTGTVTALNTSSVAVAAKTGTAELGSAKQYVNSWVEGFFPYENPEYAFALVMEKGPAHYASGAPAIMRELVDWMSASTPEYLH is encoded by the coding sequence ATGAGTTGGAATAAATTTAAAAAATTTTTCAGTCGGACATTCCGTCGAACAAACAGTCATGAGATCGCCCCTGACGAGATTTTTTTGGATTCAAGCAATTTACCGGATTTTGACACTGACCAATTTGAAGGACGGCTGGAAAAACCAATCGGGCGGCGTAATCTTCTATATATTGGCGGATTTTTTATTCTGGTAGCTCTGGTCTTTGTCGGCCGGGTCTGGAATCTGCAAATTCTTCAAGGAGCAGTTTACGAAAAAAGAAGCGAGAACAATCATTTGCGAAACGATGTCATCATTGCTTCCCGCGGGCTGATTACCGATCGAAATGGCGTAAAACTGGCTTGGAATGAAGTAGCTTCGGACCAAACTGATTATTCCCTTCGACAGTACACGGATCTTGGAGGATTGAGCAATCTGCTCGGTTACGTTAAATATCCGGCCAAAGACACTTCCGGGTTTTATTATCGGGATACTTATTTGGGGGCCGATGGAGTGGAAAAATATTACGACAAGGAATTAGCCGGCTCGAACGGTTTGAAAATCACCGAGACTGATGCTTTGGGTAATGTCCAGTCTCAAAGCGTGGTAGAACCGCCACAAAATGGCAAAACCCTAACTCTTTCCATTGACTCCAGAGTGCAAAATAAGCTCTATAATCTAATTGCTTCCACCGCCGAAAATTCCGGCTTTACCGGTGGAGCTGGCGTTTTAATGAATGTTCATACCGGTGAAATTTTAGCTTTAGTCACTTATCCCAATTACGATTCCAACATCATGACGACAGGCGCAGCCACTTCCGTAAAAAATTATTTAAGCAATCCAAGCAATCCCTTTCTCGATCGAGCCGTTGCCGGCCTTTATACACCGGGCTCTATCGTCAAACCGTTTTTAGCTATCGGTGCCCTCAATGAAGGAGTAATTTCTCCGGACAAAAAGATTTTAAGTACCGGCTCTATTTCTATTCCCAATCCGTACCATCCCGGACAAAAAACCATTTTCAACGACTGGCGAGTCAATGGCTGGACTGACATGCGTCAAGCTCTGGCCGTTTCGTCCGACGTTTATTTCTATGAAGTCGGAGGCGGGTTTCAGGATCAGCGTGGCCTTGGTATTTCCAATATTGAAAAGTATGCCAATCTATTCGGGCTCGGTCATGATTTAGCTAATACATTTTTTGACGGGCCGGCCGGCACTATTCCCAGCCCTGAATGGAAGGCCAAGAATTTTAACGGCGAAGAGTGGTTTTTGGGAGACACATATCATACGGCGATCGGTCAATATGGTTTTCAGGTCACACCAATTCAGGCAGCTAGAGCGGTAGCGGCAATTGCCAACAACGGAATTCTTTTAATGCCAACTATTCTTAATCAACCCTCAAGCGGCCAGACTTCCACTATTTCAATTAAAGATCCAAATGATTTCACTATTGTGAAAGAGGGGATGCGCGAAGCGGTGACGACTGGCACCGTGACCGCTCTCAATACTTCTTCAGTGGCAGTAGCAGCTAAAACAGGAACGGCCGAACTCGGTAGTGCCAAGCAGTATGTTAACTCCTGGGTAGAGGGTTTCTTTCCATATGAGAATCCGGAATATGCTTTTGCTCTAGTTATGGAGAAGGGTCCGGCGCACTATGCCTCCGGGGCGCCAGCCATTATGCGTGAGTTAGTGGATTGGATGTCTGCCAGCACACCGGAATATCTGCATTAA
- the mreC gene encoding rod shape-determining protein MreC, protein MTYLSRDNRRRSRQFSWITVAVIIFIILILLIWLFSGFFGTLLNKIGVPVWKATSAVGQSTFWSGFRSKEKLAAENQKLLDEVNRLQAEANLKQTVIDENNSLKEILGRKGNQKLIAATILVWPPQSPYDTMVVDAGVNEGVKSGQMVLAYGNLAVGQIASVSADTSVVRLFSAPGSSNQVIVGTSTKATATGAGGENLQLTLPVGTPINKGDPVLLGGLNPILLGNIEAIEAPPNGSFETLYFKLPVNINTLRMLEIVSK, encoded by the coding sequence ATGACCTACCTCTCCAGAGATAATCGACGGCGAAGCAGACAATTCTCCTGGATCACTGTAGCGGTGATTATTTTTATTATTTTAATTTTGTTAATCTGGCTATTCTCTGGATTCTTTGGCACTCTTCTTAATAAAATCGGAGTGCCAGTTTGGAAAGCGACGAGTGCTGTCGGCCAAAGTACTTTTTGGAGCGGTTTTAGAAGTAAGGAAAAATTAGCCGCCGAAAATCAAAAATTGCTGGATGAAGTTAATCGGCTACAAGCTGAAGCAAATCTCAAACAGACAGTGATTGATGAAAATAATTCTTTGAAAGAAATTTTGGGAAGAAAGGGGAACCAGAAGTTGATTGCGGCGACCATTTTAGTCTGGCCGCCGCAATCTCCCTACGACACTATGGTAGTGGATGCCGGTGTCAATGAGGGCGTCAAGAGCGGTCAAATGGTCCTAGCTTATGGCAATTTGGCCGTCGGCCAAATCGCCTCCGTCTCCGCCGACACCTCGGTCGTTCGCCTCTTTTCTGCTCCAGGCTCAAGCAATCAGGTGATAGTGGGCACTAGCACCAAGGCTACCGCCACTGGCGCCGGCGGAGAGAATTTGCAGCTCACTTTGCCTGTCGGCACCCCAATTAATAAAGGAGATCCCGTCCTTCTCGGCGGATTAAATCCTATCTTGTTGGGCAATATTGAAGCTATTGAGGCACCCCCAAACGGCTCATTTGAAACTCTGTATTTTAAATTACCGGTCAATATCAACACTTTAAGAATGCTGGAGATAGTTTCCAAATAA
- a CDS encoding rod shape-determining protein encodes MVKTKRGKFQKWFSNEIGIDLGTANTLVYVSGQGIILNEPSVVAVNQKTGRVVAVGAEAKEMLGRTPAHILAVRPLVDGVISDFEVTEEMMSYLIKKAEQGSGKLLGPRVVVGVPSGITNVERRAVRDATKNAGAREVYLVEEPMSAAIGIRLPIHEPIGSMVIDIGGGTTDIAVISLGGIVRSRNLKIAGDRLNDDIVSYIRSEFKILIGEKTAETIKMMIGSVLPVNPPLEAAVRGRDLVTGLPREVIITDSDIREAIGPSIDNLVEAVKGVLETTPPEILSDIMRQGIYLVGGGALIKGLREMLEEYLGLPVHIADDPLTSVARGTGIILENLPHFEEILIENEDDLPLQR; translated from the coding sequence GTGGTCAAAACAAAAAGAGGGAAATTTCAAAAATGGTTTTCAAACGAGATCGGCATTGATCTCGGCACGGCTAATACGCTGGTCTATGTTTCTGGACAGGGAATTATTCTGAACGAACCGTCAGTGGTAGCGGTCAATCAGAAAACCGGCCGAGTAGTGGCGGTAGGGGCGGAGGCCAAAGAAATGCTCGGCCGCACCCCAGCGCATATTTTAGCGGTCCGACCGCTGGTTGATGGCGTCATTTCAGACTTTGAAGTAACGGAAGAAATGATGTCATATCTCATCAAGAAAGCTGAACAGGGCTCAGGTAAGTTATTAGGGCCGCGGGTGGTAGTTGGCGTACCATCGGGAATTACCAATGTGGAGCGGCGTGCGGTGCGTGACGCTACCAAGAATGCCGGCGCCCGCGAAGTTTATTTAGTGGAAGAGCCTATGTCGGCCGCTATTGGCATTCGTCTGCCAATTCACGAGCCGATCGGTTCAATGGTAATTGATATTGGTGGCGGTACCACTGACATTGCAGTTATTTCTCTTGGCGGTATTGTCCGTTCTAGAAATCTAAAAATTGCCGGTGATAGACTAAACGACGATATTGTTTCTTATATTCGCAGCGAATTTAAAATATTAATCGGTGAAAAAACGGCCGAGACTATTAAGATGATGATTGGCTCGGTACTGCCGGTTAATCCGCCGCTTGAGGCAGCTGTTCGCGGACGAGATTTAGTAACGGGCTTGCCTCGGGAAGTTATTATTACTGATTCAGACATTCGGGAAGCCATTGGACCATCAATTGATAATCTGGTTGAAGCCGTCAAAGGAGTGCTGGAGACCACTCCGCCGGAGATTCTCTCTGACATCATGAGGCAGGGTATTTATTTAGTGGGCGGCGGAGCCTTGATTAAAGGTTTGCGCGAAATGTTGGAAGAATATCTCGGGCTGCCCGTTCATATCGCTGATGATCCTCTGACTTCCGTTGCTCGCGGCACCGGTATTATTCTGGAAAATCTGCCGCACTTTGAAGAAATCCTTATTGAGAACGAAGATGACCTACCTCTCCAGAGATAA
- a CDS encoding aminoacyl--tRNA ligase-related protein, with protein sequence MRQSELFTKTRREGPKDEVAKNAELLIRAGYIHKEMAGVYSFLPLGLRVREKIEQIIREEMNAIGGQELSLTALQDKTLWEKSGRWSDEVIDNWFKTKLKNESEVGLAVTHEEPLTNIVKGFVKSYRDLPVYAYQFQTKFRNELRAKSGILRGREFLMKDLYSFSRTEEEHQDFYKKTEEAYRKIFERAGIGDKTYFTFASGGIFSKYSHEFQTLCDSGEDTIYVDEKKGLAINKEVYDDEGLKMAGLKKADLKEKKAIEVGNIFSLGTRYSEALDLKFVDEKGKEKPVIMGSYGIGVGRLLGTIVEVLGDEKGIVWPESVAPFKVHLIHLAGSDKTKEKADEIYQGLMSAKMEVLYDDRDLRAGEKFQDSDLIGLPYRVIVSDKTLESGRLEMKVRASGETKMIGEDELKSL encoded by the coding sequence ATGCGACAATCTGAACTCTTTACTAAAACCCGCCGCGAAGGGCCGAAAGATGAAGTAGCCAAAAACGCCGAATTGCTAATCCGAGCCGGCTACATTCACAAGGAAATGGCGGGTGTTTATTCTTTTTTGCCGCTAGGCTTAAGAGTGCGGGAAAAAATTGAACAAATCATTCGAGAAGAAATGAACGCTATTGGAGGGCAGGAGCTTTCTTTGACCGCTCTCCAAGACAAAACTCTCTGGGAAAAATCCGGCCGTTGGAGTGACGAGGTGATTGATAACTGGTTTAAGACAAAGTTGAAAAATGAAAGTGAAGTCGGACTGGCCGTTACTCACGAAGAGCCGCTCACTAATATCGTCAAGGGTTTCGTTAAGTCTTATCGTGATCTACCAGTCTACGCTTACCAATTTCAAACTAAGTTTCGAAATGAACTTCGAGCCAAGAGCGGTATTCTGCGCGGAAGGGAATTTTTAATGAAGGACCTTTATTCTTTCTCGCGGACGGAAGAAGAGCATCAGGATTTTTATAAAAAAACCGAAGAAGCCTATCGAAAAATCTTTGAGCGAGCCGGCATCGGAGACAAAACCTACTTTACTTTTGCCAGCGGTGGAATTTTTTCCAAATATTCTCACGAATTTCAAACTCTCTGCGATTCAGGTGAGGACACAATTTACGTGGATGAAAAGAAGGGATTAGCAATTAATAAAGAAGTCTATGATGATGAAGGCTTAAAAATGGCCGGTCTCAAAAAGGCCGATTTAAAAGAGAAGAAAGCCATCGAAGTGGGCAATATTTTTAGTTTGGGAACCCGCTATTCTGAGGCTCTAGATTTGAAATTTGTTGACGAAAAGGGGAAGGAAAAACCGGTAATTATGGGCAGTTACGGTATCGGCGTGGGACGTCTCCTTGGCACCATCGTAGAGGTTCTGGGCGACGAAAAGGGCATTGTCTGGCCCGAAAGCGTCGCCCCATTTAAAGTTCATTTGATCCATCTGGCCGGCTCTGATAAGACTAAAGAAAAGGCCGATGAGATTTATCAGGGCCTTATGAGTGCTAAGATGGAAGTACTTTATGACGATCGTGATTTGCGGGCGGGCGAGAAGTTTCAAGATTCAGATTTAATCGGTCTTCCTTATAGAGTGATTGTCAGCGACAAGACTCTGGAGAGCGGCCGATTGGAGATGAAAGTGAGAGCTAGCGGCGAAACGAAAATGATTGGCGAGGATGAATTAAAAAGTCTGTAA
- the rseP gene encoding RIP metalloprotease RseP, with translation MLAIIIFIIVLAVLIFVHELGHFVVAKLFGIRVDEFALGFPPRLLSFRRGETHYSLNLIPFGGYVKIFGEDPDETSISGPDSRRSFVNKPKYIQALVLIAGVTFNILFAWILFTGSFMSGLSAPVGYLGLTNVQNAHVLISDVLPNSPAAQAGLAAGDQLNSVSTRSETLEGSSLTSENVQNLIAKSNGSPIAIDYERKSVPHSTTATAKNGLVADKIALGISMEEVGVLKDNPLQAIADGTKVTGTVISQTAVGLATFIKNIFVGHPDLSQVTGPVGIVNYVGEAYSLGFLYLIAFTSLISINLALINILPFPALDGGRLLFVIIESIKGSPIKPKVANALNNIGFALLILLMIAVTYHDIAKFFVK, from the coding sequence ATGCTGGCCATCATCATTTTTATTATTGTTCTCGCCGTTCTTATTTTCGTTCATGAGCTTGGTCATTTTGTGGTGGCTAAGCTTTTCGGTATTCGAGTTGATGAGTTTGCTTTAGGTTTTCCGCCCCGCCTACTATCGTTCCGGCGCGGCGAAACCCACTACTCTCTCAATCTCATTCCTTTTGGGGGTTACGTCAAGATCTTTGGCGAAGATCCGGACGAGACTTCCATTAGTGGTCCCGACAGTCGTCGGAGTTTCGTCAACAAACCCAAATATATTCAGGCTCTAGTCTTAATTGCCGGTGTCACCTTTAATATCCTTTTTGCTTGGATACTTTTTACCGGCAGTTTTATGTCGGGACTTTCGGCTCCGGTTGGCTATCTCGGTTTAACCAACGTTCAAAATGCTCATGTTCTTATTTCGGACGTTCTGCCAAACTCGCCGGCGGCCCAAGCCGGACTGGCCGCCGGCGACCAATTAAATTCCGTCTCAACGCGTTCCGAAACTCTGGAAGGCTCATCCCTTACATCCGAAAATGTTCAGAATTTAATTGCCAAGAGTAATGGAAGTCCTATCGCCATCGATTACGAACGAAAGTCAGTGCCGCATTCTACGACAGCTACCGCCAAGAATGGCCTAGTCGCAGATAAAATTGCTCTGGGAATTTCGATGGAAGAAGTTGGGGTGCTGAAAGATAATCCTCTACAGGCCATCGCAGATGGCACGAAGGTTACTGGCACCGTTATTAGCCAGACGGCTGTTGGACTAGCCACCTTCATCAAAAATATCTTCGTCGGTCATCCCGACCTTTCACAAGTGACGGGGCCGGTCGGCATTGTCAATTATGTTGGAGAAGCGTACTCTCTCGGGTTTCTCTATTTAATTGCTTTCACCTCGCTTATCTCTATTAATCTGGCTCTAATCAACATCCTACCGTTTCCGGCGCTTGATGGGGGACGATTACTCTTTGTTATAATTGAATCTATAAAAGGGTCGCCAATTAAACCGAAAGTGGCAAACGCTCTCAACAACATCGGCTTCGCCCTTCTAATTCTTTTAATGATCGCTGTTACTTATCACGACATCGCCAAATTTTTTGTGAAATAA
- the frr gene encoding ribosome recycling factor: MAYDFNPLKNKVKETEGWLSKEFSGIRTGRATPVLLDSLQVEAYGSRTNITSLASVTIEDPRTLRITPWDMSVAKDIEKAIVTSNLGVSAASDDKGLRVSFPELTTERRTTLNKVVNEKAEEARIRLRQERDKTWKDLQQKEKDGTISEDERTRLKGEMEKIIQEASKKIDEQASKKEKEIMS, encoded by the coding sequence ATGGCTTACGATTTTAACCCTCTCAAAAACAAAGTAAAAGAAACGGAAGGCTGGCTTTCCAAGGAGTTTTCGGGTATTCGGACAGGCCGCGCCACCCCCGTCTTATTGGATTCTCTTCAGGTGGAGGCTTACGGCTCTCGGACCAACATCACTTCTTTGGCTAGCGTCACTATCGAAGATCCGCGCACTTTGCGCATCACTCCTTGGGACATGTCCGTCGCTAAGGATATTGAAAAAGCTATTGTTACCAGCAATTTGGGCGTTTCGGCTGCCTCGGATGATAAAGGTCTGCGCGTCTCTTTTCCGGAGTTAACAACCGAAAGACGAACCACTTTGAATAAAGTTGTAAATGAAAAAGCTGAGGAAGCACGTATTCGACTGCGTCAGGAACGCGACAAAACCTGGAAAGATCTTCAGCAAAAAGAAAAAGATGGGACTATCAGTGAAGACGAGCGAACGCGACTGAAGGGAGAAATGGAAAAAATTATTCAGGAAGCTAGCAAGAAAATTGATGAACAGGCGTCCAAGAAAGAGAAAGAAATCATGTCGTAG
- a CDS encoding rod shape-determining protein yields MAIFSKKLGIDLGTANTLVFVPGKGVVLNEPSVVAVSEEDNKILAVGLEAKEMIGKTPESIVAYRPMKDGVIADYRVTEAMLRYYINKALGKWNIFKPEVMVSVPAGVTSTERRAVIEAAIKAGAKNAYVVKEPILAAIGAGISIQEPMGHMIVDIGGGTTDVAVISLGGIVSSTSVKVAGNRIDYAIIDYIKKTYNLAIGDRTAEEIKIKIGSAVPMDEELAVIVKGRDFLTGLPRSIELRTNEVVKAISKELRDMVKAIKDVLQETPPELASDIIDQGIIMTGGSSQLRNLPELVFRRTGVKATLADDALYCVAKGTGIALEHLDVYKKSIIAKR; encoded by the coding sequence ATGGCCATTTTCTCCAAAAAATTAGGCATTGATTTGGGCACTGCTAACACTCTGGTTTTTGTGCCGGGAAAAGGAGTAGTTTTGAATGAACCATCCGTGGTGGCCGTCTCGGAAGAAGACAATAAGATTTTGGCCGTTGGCCTCGAGGCCAAAGAAATGATCGGAAAGACTCCCGAAAGCATTGTGGCCTATCGGCCGATGAAAGATGGAGTGATTGCCGATTACCGAGTGACCGAAGCCATGCTCCGTTACTACATCAATAAAGCTCTTGGCAAGTGGAATATTTTTAAACCGGAAGTAATGGTCTCCGTACCGGCTGGCGTCACCTCCACCGAGCGACGAGCAGTGATTGAAGCGGCTATTAAGGCCGGAGCTAAGAATGCTTACGTAGTTAAGGAACCAATTCTGGCTGCCATCGGCGCCGGTATTTCAATACAAGAGCCGATGGGGCACATGATTGTAGATATCGGCGGAGGCACTACTGACGTAGCCGTGATTTCTCTTGGAGGTATTGTTTCTTCCACTTCGGTAAAAGTAGCCGGTAATCGCATTGATTACGCCATCATTGATTACATCAAAAAAACTTACAACTTAGCCATCGGTGATCGAACTGCCGAAGAAATTAAAATTAAAATTGGCTCCGCCGTCCCCATGGACGAGGAATTAGCTGTAATAGTGAAAGGCCGTGATTTTTTAACGGGTTTGCCACGCTCCATTGAACTTCGTACAAATGAGGTAGTAAAAGCTATTTCCAAAGAATTGCGTGACATGGTTAAGGCCATTAAAGATGTTTTGCAAGAAACTCCACCAGAGCTGGCCTCCGATATTATCGATCAGGGAATTATCATGACGGGCGGGTCATCGCAACTTCGCAATCTTCCAGAACTAGTATTTCGCCGTACCGGAGTGAAAGCTACCCTAGCCGACGATGCTCTATATTGCGTAGCAAAAGGAACCGGTATTGCTTTGGAGCATTTGGATGTTTATAAGAAGAGTATTATTGCTAAAAGATAA